One genomic region from Leifsonia poae encodes:
- a CDS encoding very short patch repair endonuclease — translation MVPSVVDGFPICSPSQVWCQLAGALDREDLVAAGDFLVGSRGREPIVTFEGLVEAAQCLHRTKGARAREWALSEIRFGADSRPESLLRLLLRANGYRDLRVNEPVDVLGGTVRLHPDLSIPSLRLAVEYEGDHHRIDPQQWQDDIERRDLVESPSPSDARGQQRHICAECRLHMNGRRHSAQMCVRQWAREMPCVAGAPE, via the coding sequence GTGGTTCCCTCGGTCGTCGATGGCTTTCCGATCTGCTCGCCGTCTCAGGTCTGGTGTCAGCTGGCCGGGGCGCTCGACCGGGAGGATCTCGTGGCGGCGGGGGACTTCCTCGTCGGCTCCCGCGGACGTGAGCCGATTGTGACGTTCGAGGGGCTCGTCGAGGCCGCGCAGTGTCTCCACCGCACGAAAGGTGCCCGCGCCCGCGAATGGGCTCTCAGCGAGATCCGGTTCGGCGCAGACTCCCGCCCGGAATCGCTGTTGAGGCTGCTGCTGCGGGCGAACGGCTATCGGGATCTGCGGGTCAACGAGCCGGTCGACGTGCTCGGCGGAACAGTCCGGCTTCATCCGGATCTCAGCATCCCGTCGCTGAGACTCGCGGTGGAATACGAGGGCGACCACCACCGGATCGACCCGCAGCAGTGGCAGGACGACATCGAGCGCCGCGACCTCGTGGAGTCGCCATCGCCGAGCGATGCTCGCGGCCAGCAACGACACATTTGTGCCGAATGTCGGCTCCACATGAACGGGAGGCGCCATTCGGCACAAATGTGTGTGCGTCAGTGGGCTAGGGAGATGCCCTGCGTGGCGGGCGCGCCGGAGTAG